CGCGGGGATCAGCGCGAAAACCACCATGATCATCGTCCGCTTGAGGTCGAGCTGGTCGCGGACATGCGGCGGGCCGTGCGTCACTTCCGCCGGCGTCAGCAGGAACGTCTCATTGGCCTCATGCAGCGGATACAGCCGCTCGAACTTCCCGCCCGGCAAAAAAAGCGGGCGGATCTTCTCCAGGTGCTTCTCCAGAAACGCTTTCACGTCAAATGCCCTCTTTTTCGATATCTTCCAATCCTTTCCGGATGATCCCAACTAAATCCATTTTTGACGGACATGCAAATGCGCAGACCGCATAATCCTCCGGCAGCGTTTCCAGAATCCCCAGTTTGATCGCCTCCTCCGTGTCGTTGGCGAGAACGGCGCGGACCACGTAATCCACCATGATATTCAGCGGCATGTACTTGTCGTAGAGGCCGGTCAACACCATCGGGCGCAGCTCGCCGTGCTGATTCGTGCCCAGCGCCCACTCACGTTTCAGCCCGCCCAGCCAGGGCGACAGAAACGCGCGCGAAACACTGAAATACGAAAAGCCGGGCATCGCCCAACCGAGAAGATGACGGGTCCGGTCCTCCGCCAGCACGGTATACCCGTTGTCCAGCAACCGCACCACATCATCCGCTGCCACCTTCTCTCCGCTGAAAATATCGCCGCGGATCACTCGCGTCTCGACCTTTATCAGATGGGGATCCAGCCAGGTCTTCAGCGGCTGGCCGATGCGCACGCGATAGTATTTGCGCCGACCCTCCTGCACCGCCGGCCCCCCAAGCGAAACGATCCGATGCGACGGCACTTCGCCGTTCAGCAACAAATGTCCAATCTGCAAGAGGTCGACCGCCTTGACGGTCCAAATCACGTCGGTCGGCTTCATCGGGTCCAGCCGGCTGATGTGCACGCTGGTATTGCCGGACGGGTGCGGCCCCTCAAACGTATGAACCTCCGCATTCTTCACGTCCGTCAGGGCGGCCGCGTTCTGGCGAGCCCCATCAAGGCAGAGAAACACCTTCCCTGGAGTAAGTTTCGTCAGCGCGTCGATCCCGGCCTGAAATGCCGTCTCACGGCCCTTGATCATCACGTTGATGTCCGGCTGATAAGGACCGGTCGCCATCCCATTCACGAAAATCGACTTCGGCGTTGCCTCCGGATTCGCCGCGCGCCCAAACGGACGCTGCCGAATCAACTGGATCAACCCCGACTTTAAAAGCACATCGAGGATCTCGGCGCGGTCGGCCTTCCGAACCGCCGCCGGATCGAGACGGGGATACGGCTCGACGTCGTCCCCTTCAACCTGAATCGTGATCCGCTCCACCACTCGCCTCGGGCCCAACTGGATCGACGTCACCACGCCGGCTGCCGGCGCCGTCCCGCGCATCGCGGGGTTCTTCTTGTCGTGAAACAGCGCCTGGCCCCGTCGGACCCGCGCGCCCTCCTGCACGTCCAGCCGAACCTTGATTGGCCCAAATTCCGGCGGGATCACGGCAACAGCCGTGGATTCCGGCGCATCTGCAATCTCCGGCTCCGGCGCCCCGACCAACCGAATATTCAATCCCTTACGAATCGTAAACGATGCCATATTCCGTCCTTCCAAATTCAGCCCCCGGCGGCCCGTAAATGCCGCAGAGTACTGGCAAACCAATGGTTGTCAATGTCGCGCCTGCAAAAAACGACTCTTCCACCGCCGCCGCTTGACGTTGTCCCAAACCCATCCTATATGTCTCTCTATGGCTTTGGATCAATCCAGCGCTCGCGCTCTCGCATTGATTCTGCGGCGCCTGCTCGCCCTTCGCGCGGCGGTGGGTTGATCCCTCCTCGTTGCCGGTCCCCGGGCATCGATGGAAGACCCACCGCCGCAACCCGCGGGAACGGTATTGTTCTAAATTTGTTCATCCCTTCGGATTTCCAACATGGGAATTCCAATATGACGCCAGACAAATCCAAACAGGTCCTCATTTTCGATACCACATTGCGCGACGGCGAACAATGCCCGGGCGCAACGATGAATATTCATGAAAAACTCGAGGTCGCCCGGCAGCTCGCTCGCCTGAACGTCGACATCATCGAGGCCGGCTTCCCCATCGCCTCCCCCGGCGACTTCGAGGCCGTCCACCGCATCGCCCAGGAGATTCGCGGCCCCGTCATCTGCGCCCTCGCACGGACCAAAGAGATCGACATCCAAAAGGCCGGCGAGGCGCTCGCGCCCGCGCCCCGCCGCCGCATCCACACCTTCAGCTCCGGCAGCGACATCCACCTCCGGAACATGCTGAAAATGTCCCGCGAGAAAAACATCGAAATGTCCGTCAAAGCCATCCAACTCGCGCGGACCTTCACGCCGGACGTCGAATATTCCGCCCAGGACACCACTCGCGCCGACCGCGTCTACCTCGCCGAACTCTATACCGCCGCCGCCGAGGCGGGCGCCACCACGCTTAACATTCCAGACACCGTCGGCTACGCGGTCCCGGACGAGTTTGCCGAACTCGTCGCCTACCTCATCGAACGCGTCAAAAAACCCGGCGTCGTCTTCTCCGTCCATTGCCACAACGATCTCGGCCTCGCCGTCGCCAATTCCCTTGCGGCCGTCAAAGTTGGCGCCCGCCAGATCGAGTGCACCATTAACGGCATCGGCGAGCGCGCCGGCAACTGCTCCCTCGAAGAAGTCGTCATGGCCATCCGCACCCGCGCCGACGCGCTCGGCGGTCTGTGGACCGGAGTCAACACACGCGAAATCATCCGCAGCAGCCGCCTCGTCAGCCGCATGACCGGCTTCGTCGTCCAGCGCAACAAGGCCATCGTCGGTGCGAACGCCTTCGCGCACGAGTCCGGCATCCACCAGGACGGCATGCTCAAGGATCG
This genomic interval from Kiritimatiellia bacterium contains the following:
- the nqrA gene encoding NADH:ubiquinone reductase (Na(+)-transporting) subunit A — translated: MASFTIRKGLNIRLVGAPEPEIADAPESTAVAVIPPEFGPIKVRLDVQEGARVRRGQALFHDKKNPAMRGTAPAAGVVTSIQLGPRRVVERITIQVEGDDVEPYPRLDPAAVRKADRAEILDVLLKSGLIQLIRQRPFGRAANPEATPKSIFVNGMATGPYQPDINVMIKGRETAFQAGIDALTKLTPGKVFLCLDGARQNAAALTDVKNAEVHTFEGPHPSGNTSVHISRLDPMKPTDVIWTVKAVDLLQIGHLLLNGEVPSHRIVSLGGPAVQEGRRKYYRVRIGQPLKTWLDPHLIKVETRVIRGDIFSGEKVAADDVVRLLDNGYTVLAEDRTRHLLGWAMPGFSYFSVSRAFLSPWLGGLKREWALGTNQHGELRPMVLTGLYDKYMPLNIMVDYVVRAVLANDTEEAIKLGILETLPEDYAVCAFACPSKMDLVGIIRKGLEDIEKEGI
- a CDS encoding 2-isopropylmalate synthase, giving the protein MTPDKSKQVLIFDTTLRDGEQCPGATMNIHEKLEVARQLARLNVDIIEAGFPIASPGDFEAVHRIAQEIRGPVICALARTKEIDIQKAGEALAPAPRRRIHTFSSGSDIHLRNMLKMSREKNIEMSVKAIQLARTFTPDVEYSAQDTTRADRVYLAELYTAAAEAGATTLNIPDTVGYAVPDEFAELVAYLIERVKKPGVVFSVHCHNDLGLAVANSLAAVKVGARQIECTINGIGERAGNCSLEEVVMAIRTRADALGGLWTGVNTREIIRSSRLVSRMTGFVVQRNKAIVGANAFAHESGIHQDGMLKDRQTYEIMRPEDVGLHGTELVLGKHSGRHALAKHLEKMGFSLNEAELDTIYARFKDLADKKKFVYDDDLIALVQEQAEDTPRVWTLESMQVTTGSHCVPTATVRLRHGDTVTTDAACGDGPVDATLKVIDRITGVDGTLEDFSLQAITKGEDAVGEVSLRVRFGSEAVQAKGSSTDIVEAAAKAYLNALNRYLYLQKHKQPKAADAPAANRV